One region of Miscanthus floridulus cultivar M001 chromosome 19, ASM1932011v1, whole genome shotgun sequence genomic DNA includes:
- the LOC136526147 gene encoding vicilin-like seed storage protein At2g18540 encodes MHTVGRHTTAHQESKAPPFPRTPRPSRRPTATHNASPLEDNMGEAEPVVLTSPTRPPPPSSSESDLEVNLEDDPNHETASEEEPEPLLVEEVVFNSLEMARKEEEDRHLRAITQKETNDCNLKRVIEISKEEERRREEEEKCRHEEEERRCQDETERRLAMDAERRRRRAERKKREEDRQQGDDACGSTGSN; translated from the coding sequence ATGCACACAGTCGGCCGCCACACCACCGCGCATCAAGAAAGCAAAGCACCGCCCTTCCCACGCACACCTCGCCCCAGCCGTCGACCCACCGCCACGCACAATGCCTCGCcacttgaagacaacatgggcgaaGCTGAACCCGTCGTCCTCACATCCCCCACAAGGCCTCCACCACCGTCGTCGTCCGAATCGGACCTCGAGGTGAACCTCGAGGACGATCCGAACCATGAGACTGCATCAGAGGAGGAACCGGAACCTCTTCTggtggaggaggtcgtcttcaactcgttggagatggctcggaaggaggaggaggaccgacaCCTCCGCGCCATCACACAGAAGGAGACCAACGACTGCAACCTGAAGCGCGTCAtcgagatctccaaggaggaggagcgccgccgtgaggaggaggagaagtgccgccatgaggaggaggagcgccgctgcCAGGATGAGACCGAGCGGCGTCTCGCGATGGATGCGGAACGGCGCCGGCGCAGGGCTGAGCGCAAGAAGCGTGAAGAGGACCGGCAGCAGGGGGACGACGCATGCGGCAGCACCGGTAGTAATTAG